From Oncorhynchus keta strain PuntledgeMale-10-30-2019 chromosome 25, Oket_V2, whole genome shotgun sequence, one genomic window encodes:
- the LOC118358440 gene encoding uncharacterized protein LOC118358440: MSVQLVVSLLALASLNAASAPLCKELVKPLVLEDHTEIYGKWVYVMGSADHSVFQKALGTLKSSWIDLSATSDHQVITLRWGDRIDGKCVVGATNATISGTTSTVHIHLSEHKGQYLETCPDCLLWSDTSRNGDITGRYLLLFTRSGKMDPTYLDTYKNQAECLNFPETHHTYDGETELCPDDNHKEKVVDEDTMEEKQTTEEEKTMVEEATMEETLTTEEEKTTEKNPTTEKNPTTEEEKTTENNLTTGKNPTTEEEKTMN; encoded by the exons ATGTCTGTCCAGCTAGTCGTATCTCTCCTAGCTCTAGCTTCTCTGAATGCTGCATCTGCACCGCTCTGTAAAGAACTGGTCAAACCCCTGGTACTGGAGGACCATACTGAG ATCTATGGCAAATGGGTGTATGTGATGGGGTCTGCGGATCATTCAGTCTTCCAAAAAGCTTTGGGGACTCTGAAAAGCTCCTGGATTGACCTGTCGGCTACATCTGACCATCAAGTAAtcacactacgttggggagaccGCAT TGATGGCAAATGCGTTGTCGGTGCAACAAATGCTACCATCTCCGGCACCACCTCCACAGTTCACA TTCATTTGTCTGAACACAAAGGTCAGTACCTGGAGACCTGCCCTGACTGCCTGCTATGGTCAGACACCTCTCGTAATGGAGACATCACTGGCAGATACCTACTCCTGTTTA CAAGGTCAGGGAAAATGGATCCCACATACCTGGACACCTATAAGAACCAGGCAGAGTGCCTGAACttcccagagacacaccacacCTATGATGGAGAAACAG AGCTGTGCCCCGATGACAACCATAAGGAGAAGGTGGTGGATGAGGATACTATGGAAGAGAAGCAgactacagaggaagagaagactaTGGTGGAGGAGGCGACTATGGAGGAGACGCTgactacagaggaagagaagactaCTGAGAAGAACCCAACTACAGAGAAGAATCCgactacagaggaagagaagactaCGGAGAATAATCTGACTACAGGGAAGAATCCgactacagaggaagagaagactaTGAATTGA